tatatatatatatatatatgtgtgtgtgtgtgtgtgtgtgtgtgagtgtgtgtgtgtttattctgCTTTGTAGGAATCATGCACTTTGCACAGAGAAGACTCACTGGCTTTGGGTGTGCATGTGTTTGAGCTCATCCTGGAGGATTATCCTGTTTCAAACATAACTGTGACGGGAGATAATGGAGTCTTCTCAGTTAGTAATGCATCAGACAGTAATCCAACTGCTCTCAGTCAAGTGCCTCTGCAGTTTGGAGTTGAAAGTGAGTGAGGatcacattttgcaacatctgcTATGGGTCAAACAGAGTtatgcaataaaataaattagGAAGCTAATTGTATAGATATAGCATTTAAGAGGAAATTTCCAGAAATCAAACAAATGGattcaaatgaataaaaaagtaAGACAGATTAAGGTCAATctctttcaaatgttttttaaacaaaattacaaaagtCTAATAATTTAATTGAAAGGAACATCAGAAGAATTCATTTGAAAAAGTAAGAAATATTCAGAGCAATCTCTCTGATTAAAATTCCTAATGCAATAATCACAAATTAATGGAAAGGCATTGAAATATATGGCTCAGAACCATGCAGAAATTACTAGAGGGTGTGAAATGTATAATCTGTTGTTGAATAAAGGCACTGAtaaaatacaaagaaattaaagtaaaaagtGTGCATATGAAGGAGTGTTAACTAGACATAGAGACACAGTATAATTCCACCTATTGAGACATCAATCACCACCAACTGAACATTAGACATTCACTTGTGTTTAATTAGCCTGAACAACCAGTTTCTTTCATTTGACATACAGTACGTGCAAGAGCCAGAAACAATGCAATACATGTCAAAAGAAAAATTGTGGATGAACTGGCTCGGTGGTTAATTATATAACACATGTAATTGAAAGTAGAAGTGAACATACTGTACTTACAAAAAGTTTGTGGTTGATGAAACACTTGAATGTGTATTTTAGGTCTGTTGTGCTCATTAATGCGTGCATTGTGTACATTGTTTCCATGGAATTAAACACAATCTATGGCATCTTGTAGTTCTTCCACCAGCCCAGGGTTGCGTGCCAGGGGTGAACAAGCCAAGTTTCATGACACCGACTCCTTTGCATGGAGATGTGCATCATGCTGCTGTGGGACAGGCTCATGAGATCACCCTTCGAGCACAGGTCTCAGACAACAGGTCCGAATAATATTTGGTGTTATATATTTCTCTGCCACACTTTTGTAAGCCAATTAGTTTTCACTGTCTTTGGCCTTTGGATTTGATTGCATTTcacttttttacatttctgaTGCTACCAAACTTGAACAGCCGAGCTATCATGGAACGTTCCCAGAACTTTGACTTTTGGCTttgttctctcaaagttatgaacaaacattcttccagtaaGGTTATTATCCTTtggttatctggtctttaacaATGGACACAAaacttaaggaaaaaaaaaaaattacaatcgTGAACATTTAAAGAACATTCTGAAGTAATGTTTTAATGCAAACATTAGCAAAATGGTTTTAGaacatttttgttagctgggagaGTTGATATGCTGtatcaaaatgtaatttcttaatGCAGTGACTTTGGTGAGGAGAATATTTGAACTGAATTTCTTTTTTATCTTTAGATCAAAAGCATACTTTGATATGCTCAACTGACAATGTCTGCTGAAGCAGGTTTTCCATAGTGCCAGTCACTTGAGTTAATGTTATGTGATCTTTCTGTTCCTTTTGTGTAGCATATTTGACTTCCAGGTCAGTGGCCCCTCTAATATGTCTAAGACCCTGACGGGTTTAAGTAATGGGGTTATGATGGCAACACTGACCTGGATTCCGCAGGAGACGGATCTGTATCGTCATGTACCTTTGTGTTTCACAGCAGAAACACTTAACAGGTAAACTGAGATCTGTATTTAAGTTCACCGGTTATTTATGTTCTCTGTATAATTTCTCATGAGTTCTTTTCTGTCTTTTCTTCATCAGTCAGTCAGAAATGAGGTGCATTATTGTGGTTGTGGCAAAGGCAAGGGTTCTATCAGGTAGGCATATGAATATGGCTTAAATGTGAATGCTTAAGTACTGGTGTATTCTGTGTTTTTTGTGAATGGatatgtgttttatataatgtttttttataacaTAACTTATCattataaagaaattaataaatactatttatatttcatttatttaatttctcatatacaattaaaaaaaaatcaacttatCTAAGTTAAGTAAATTTAACAAATGAACTTTTTGCTCAAATTATATAACATTAAAGGTCCcttgaattaaaaattgaatttaccttggcatagttgaataacaagagtccagtacatggaaatgacatacagtgagtctcaaactccattgtttcctccttcttatgtaaatctcatttgtttaaaagacctccgaagaacaggcgaatctcaacataacaccgactgttacataacagtcgggctcattaatatgtattgtacgctcccaatatttgcatatgccagctcaagttcaaggcattagacaagggcagccagtattaacgtctggatctgtgcacagctgaatcatcagactaggtaagcaagcaaggacaatagcgaaaaatggcagatggagcgataataactgacatgatccatgattacatgatattttttgtgatatttgtaaattgtctttctaaatgtttcgttaccatgttgctaatgtactgtaaatgaggttaaagttaccatcgcttcttactgtattcatggagacaagagccgtcgttattttcattattaaacacttgcagtctgtataatttataaacacaacttcattctttataaatctgaaaaccatacttgagtaaaagtattgaTACATTACATCGAAAATGACTCaattacaagttacaagtaaccaattccaatacgacttgagtaaaagtcttaaagtatctgatttCAACTGTAGGCTcaaagatgcactagtcctgaGGTAatgccagtgaaaataagaaacaattgatttgtaagatgtgaaatcaagtttattttctaaaatcaaaataaaactccacacctcaatgttgcaataaatcaaggccGACACAACCTTTTAAAcgtctacaaactctcaagtctcagtcgagctcaagtgcacagaaaggccataagtaaaccaatatccttcaaaacaATGCACAGTAAAGGTAACATTCAATGTTTCAACATTTTACaatagttaacattagttaagaACTAAtcatgaactgcacttatatagcatttattaatctttgttaatgttaatttcaacatttactaatacattattaaaatcttgttaacattagttaatgcactgtgaactaacatgaacaaacattgaacaactgtattttcattaactaacgttaacgaagattagtaaatacaaatgtattgctcatggttagttcatgttagttaatgcattaactaatgcttaactaatgaaccttattgtaaagtgttacccattcaATAGATCGTCTTTGGTGAATCGCTGCGgacaaagtccctttcaaggaaagtctgttcactcatCGGCCATAGTTGCTATttcgggcatccaagaccaagtcctatctatttgaatgggggaatcctgaaatctcaaaaactgcttggtgaactcacaattaaataacatatttcaaatcagctaaaaaaatctgacatgaactgtcccgTAAAGGTtatttcttatgctcaaatagtgTTGAAAAACGTATCTTTCAGGGTAGACGAGCTAATGCACAGGTGCAGTCCTAAGCGCaagtctcaggtttctatgggaacggCAACCACAGTTATGCAATGActacccagacagcaacatataccccctttccaccagcacgaaccaggtgctagttcagagctagtgctagtgccagttcggagttggttcaactgacgagCCTTCTAAGGACCGGTTTGCCTTTCCACGGGCTAGGGAGCCACCACAGAGCCAGGTCATGCGTCACTGTATAggtctcatatttcacagcaaagctatcGCTACAgcgccaaacacaaacacaccaggcttgtttgagatgcatcggctTCTCGCAAAACGATCGCGCATGACATCAAAGCTCCGCAAGAACGATCCAAAAGCACAAGTAGTCGTATGCTCTACAAACGCTCCCGCGGAACTCCGATGTCACCCGCCGAATTGGTCCGCGCtgctccgatgcatctcgaacaagccttctaTCAACAATCGCGGAAGTTTCACTACTCTGTTGATGCTCATGACTTTGCGAACCTACATCGGCATCCAAACACGGCTCGCCATAATTTGTATAAAGACGGAGATTACAATCGAGCTGctattagctcgattagctgctatttcaaaaatggcggtcacaggtgtcttgttggtcacggtaaccccgcccccagcccctgacgcaagcggttcttacttctagcccGGCAAcgttttggtgctacttacgaaccacttttcctggttcggagctggtgctttgtgtgtcaaaagacaaagaattgatttgaaactaggctgtggctccgaaccagcactcaaacagccttggtggaaaaggggtaatagtctggcccagatccggcccataactggtacatgtggattatacgcggaccagatgtgggccggatctgtgccgacactatgttgctgtcagggtatatcaatcagcgattgcctcttttacttagaaggcgggatgtattccgccatattgcattttgcagtttctcccattcatgaCTAAAAGGAGTGAACCGTCTTTCTATATCTACAGTCTTTGCTGCGGATCAACCAAAATACTTACCATTTCTAGCAAATGGGTATAGTCCGGTTGAACAAACTTAACAGTACATTGTGTTGCTGGGGCGGGAATGAACAAACCTTTGTGCTCAAGCAAATTACCTTCAAATGAATTTAGAATAGATTTATCGCTGTCCGCTGAGATTGCAGTGAGTTATGAATTGCGTTCTTGCTCATCTCACAAATTATGTAGCTAGTGTGTTCGCATTGATATACTTGCATAGAATAAGCCACTGTATGTGTCGTCCCTTGgtgtttttttatgatttaaatgCAGGTTACATAAAAATACTCTAATCGTGACTTAATAAATGCATCATCTTTTAAGGTGAAGCAAAGGTAATCTGTGACGATAACAGTATCAGCATTGTAGTCAGTAAAGCCTCCATGGATGGCATTGACCAGAACTGGCTCCAACTGCGAGACCCCACCTGCTCTCTTACCTCCAATCAAACCCACATCCTGGGAACAATGTCCCTCAACACCTGTGGCACTACGATGGATGTATGGAAACTGCGTATTATGTTCTTCtaagttctttttttaatatatgagTGTTGCATTGAAGCCCtttacattttgattattttttcttcatttatcACCAATCAGGACTCTGGAGATTTCATGGTCTTCAAAAACGAGATAAACTCCTTTGAGAACCCGAATGCTGTTATCACCAGACGCAATCAAGTTAAATTCGGCTTCTCCTGCCAGTATCCCAAAATAGCCAGTGTGTCAAACCGCTACATCAACCATAAATCTGACTACATCTTTACTGAATCCAGCTTTGGTACATTTAGTTACTCATTTGAAGTTTTCACCGACAGCAGCTTTAATAGTCAGGTAGATCCCAGCCAGTATCCAGTGCAAGTTCAGCTCATGGACCCCATCTACATGGGTATTGAAGCCAGTACTGCTCTCCCAGAGGTCACGCTCTTCGTTGAGTCCTGCAGGGCCACTCCAGAAGACAATCCATTCAGTCCTGTCTTTTATGACATCGTCAAAGATGGGTAAGACTTTATCATGAACTAAATTTTCAGAATGGGCAATGGCATGCACTAATGATAGAGTAGAAGTTTATTCATTATATCCCAAGCTTGTCATTGGTTATGTTTAAAACCCTGCAGGATCATTCCAGAATTAAAGGCTCACTGGATTAAGCTTTTTGTCTACTAACAAAAAGGTTTTAGGTTCAAGGCCATGTATAAATGATCTTCTCTAAATACACGGTCGGCCTTCAAGGCTTTGTTGAAATCCTCACAATGGCTTTCCTCAAAACCATTAATCACTTACTGTGGCTTCAGGTGTGGTTTAGTAATGTGAAAAAACGAGTGTGATGGTAAAGATTTTGCACACCTTAACCCTTTTTCTGTGCTAAACACACTTGTTTGAATTGTAATAGTGAAAGAAAACTTATTtgtaatttaaaggattagttcactttcaaattcaaattttctgataatttactcacccccatgtcatccaagatgttcatgtctttctctcttaAGTCGAcgagaaattaaggtttttgatgaaaaggatttttctccatatagtggacttcaatggagcccaaacggttgaaggtccaaattacagtttcgtTGCAGCGTTCTACacgaggagggcagtaatacacttagtgtctacactgccggaattctaatagagaagaagaagatgagagctagttcaagatgagcatttatggttaaaatgtatgaaaaaaaaatgtaaaaaaaatttagaaaatgagtgatggtttctctagttgagacccttatttctcgtctagGATCACGTaaaaccctttgaagctgcactgaaactgtaattttgaccttcaaccatttgggctccattgaagtccactatatggagaaaaatcctggaatgttttcatcaaaaaccttaatttcttttcgactgaagagagaaggacaaggacatcttggatgacatgggggtgagtaaattatcaggaaattttcatttgaaagtgaactaatcctttaattataaGGTCAAGTTACTCAAAGTACTTAATCAGCAAACACTTTATCTGCTATTGAGTGATGTCACAATATCACAAGTCACTAAACCAGAAGTTAATAAACAACAAAAGCAATGACAAAACAGTGTAAatacagctgaaaaaaaaaaaaaaaaacagcaaataaaatcaaccttattaattatttattcccCTATtgcatgatgggaacaccagtATCAAAAAAGTTGAGTAGGTTTGAAACTGTAATGGAACAAGTTATGAAGCTGAACAAGATGTGTTCAGAAGTCATTCGGTTCTTTGATTGTGTTATTTTAGGTGTGTTACGGATGAAACAGTCACGGTTTACGCAAGTGACTCCACAAAATATGACTTTGAGATCCAAGCTTTCAAGTTCACAGGAGGCTTCGATGAGGTATAACATATTCACATAACaatacagtgtaaattatgttAAGCAGGAACCTTTCACTATAATAATTGTCAACAGGTGTACATTAGTTGCTCCGTGATCCTGTGTGCAAAAGACAGCCCAAACTCCAGGTGTGCCCAAGGCTGTCTTGGTCAAGCCGCACGCAGACGTAGGCGAGACGTGAGCCAAGAAACAGCCAGGCATTACATCACCCAGGGTCCCCTACGTGTGGCAAGACAGACTCATAATTCTGCAGGTATATGAATATGgtttaaaggggtcctattaggcttttttacatgttcaactttctttagtgtgaaatgttgctgtttgagcataaaaaggtctgcaaagcacaaagtcactcCAATGGGTTTTTAATCTCTATATCAGTTATGGAGAATATTGCGAGTTTCTATATTCTCTATATGAAACTCACATTATGGCATGACATTTACGAAATGTGCTTGAGGCACTTGCCCAAGCACAACTCACTGATCCAgctaaccaatcagagcacattgcttcacagaaacaggaactaaacagagcgttactgacagactgggaagagaggtgctgcaacaatctgaaatatgtgaataataatgttttttaaactttaaagcaTGAGAACCTATTCTATTAcatcccaaaaataaaattatgccTTTTTTCTAAATAAGCATACTAGGTCTTCTTTAAAACATCAGTTCTCATTTTTGGCTCGATTATTCCTTTAACAGTGACTGTAATATTATTCCTATCTCATTATTTTCTGTGTAACTCTGCTGCTCTTTCATTTTGTAGCCTCAACTGACAGTGGATTTCTACACGTGAGCACAAGCACCGGGGTCTTTGCAGGACTCTTTGTTGTCTCCATTGCGGTGGTGGTGGGGATGTTGGTATATAATGCCAAAAGAACAAGATCAGTTGACCGCATGCAACTACTGTCCTCTTTCTGAGATCCTTTAGTGGCCAGGTTGAGTAGGCAGACAAAGAATCTACTGTACATCCAGCCAGGTTAAAAATATCAGTTAAAGTCTTTCTGTTTTGAATTCGTATCTCACACAAGAGCAGTAAATGAACAGTTTTTGAGGGGAAATGGTATAAATGCACAACAGTGGCCTTTGGTGCGGCTGGTATTGTCCTAATTCTTTAAGCATATTGTATTTTTTCCCCACTTATTTCCTTCTTCACTTTCACTCAACATGCTTCACTGAACATAACATGCTTACCAGGATGTATAATtattggggaaaaaaacatgaactttCACTTGAATATTAAGAATGATCTGACATTTTTGGGATAAAATGTTGTTGgaagaaaataaatgtttaaaaattaatgttGGTGTTATGTGATAAGCAATATGCATGCCTCTGTAttcttaaataaaatatacattgaGGTATTTATTTACACTCCTTGGTCAATGCTGTATACATAAAGTGTTTATTCAGTCATTATTGCATGGAAAACTGCTTCACTTTTATTCATTATAAGAAATAAAGAACTGGATTCAATAGAGAAGCATGTAGCTCACAAAGAGCAAACAGAAAAATTCTGAAAGAATTAGGTGGTTTTATTGgattttttatacatactttcTCATGAGATCAAAATATAAACCACATGACCTTGAAAAGAAGCTATTAATATCTTCAACATTAAAAAGCTACATTTTATGGAACTTGCTTTATGAAAGTCAATCATACTCATCAACCCAAACCTGTTTTATTCTCACACTTTCTCATCAATGCTGGCAGTACATGCACAACTTTTACCTGGCTGTTACTCACTATCTATTATATAATTGCAATAAACCAATTCCAATTGCAATCTTTCAGATTATAAGATAGTATCGTATTTATGTACTTAATATAAATACCCTGAAATTGAACATTTGGTATACTAAATTGATAAGtatgctaaattggaacaactaattttgtgtACTCTAGTTATCTCTAGCGTAATGGCGGCGCGCAGCGGCTTCTCAAGCTCCCGGTTCAGCCCTTAGTGTTTTGCCGGCTTCTCTAGCTATAGTAAGAGATAGTGAGTGTATGTGTGCAGAGAGGTTTGTGCGATACAATCCACTTGAACTCTGCGAAATTAACAGTAAGTATGAAGCAAAACTACCACAGAACCTGAAATCAGAGCTGGGCTGGATGGAGCTTTTGAGGACAGTGGCATGGCGCTGCACTATACGCCGACTCAGAGGCAAAAGGAAGTTGTGTGCTTGGAAGCAGAAGAGGGGCTAAGTTAAAGTTAGTTAACAACAACAGACTGGTGATTCCGTCCCTTGTTTTTAGCCAATATTTGGGCGTTGGACAACAAAATGGATTtatttaagggatagttcacccaaaaatgaaaatgatgtttatctgctttgCTGTTTAtcgtttcttcagtagaacacaaatgatgatttttaactgccagtcgtataatgcatggcaatgggaacgccatctataagagtaaaaaaaacatgcatagacaaatccaaattttaGCTGCGTTCAcatcacctcgtatttaccggtatcttgaaatgacaacacgtgacattatatccggagctgttcacgtcctttgaCTGGGAATTaagcgtttccatggcaccactatcaacgcctttGAATCTacagtggtcaggtggtacagcggccacgtggtacatgtgggagctttcagaaaactcccagcttacaagctgtaattacgatctctacgaggacgtgaacgctttttacaagctaggaTCTCGttactacaggaattacgatgccacgtgaacgcaccttaaACCCTGCCCCAGATAGCAAACTGACTCCGCAACGGATCCGCCCCGGAGGTATCACAAGCTCCGGAACGGATCCGCAAAACGGGTCCGGAACGGAGTCCACTTGCACATCGCAGCGGATCCGGAACAGATAAGGATTGTGGATCCAGTTCAGATCCGGAGCAGACCCGCCCCGTGTCCGCCAATAAAGTAGTTCATCCGCCGCGGATCCGATCTGGACCCGTTTATGAAGCAGCTGATCCGCCGCGGATCCAATCCGGACCCGTTTATGAAGCAGCTGATCCGCCGTGGATCCGATCTGGACCCGTTTATGAAGCAGCTGATCCGCCGCAGATCCGATCTGGACCCGTTTATGTGGTTCATTTGGTCTGGATACCTTTCAGATCACTCTCGAAATAGTATTCTGGCCAAAACTGGCTACacagaaacatttaaaatctaATGGACCAACATCAGATAGACTGGATTGCTATATAAAAGCttgaatatttaatgtttacctttattaatattaataaaacatgatgAAATCATTCAAAACTTTAGCCAGTtacaataaaactataaaaatagtttgtaaaaaaaatttacagtatgtaattactaatactatttttatagttttattatttatgtacatTAATAGGTATTGAATAGAATTACAGAAAATGAAATGCAACCATAAATTGTaccaaaaacactttatttaatgaaaaataacactTGAGTAAATATTCGagcaacatttttttgttattaatgttGTAAACGGTTGTactgcttaatttttttgtagaaactggatttttttttgaagattctttgaatagaaacaaatagattctttgaatagaaataacaattaaaacatttatttaaaaataaacttgtaccttctttattttatttaactgttGCGATTTTAAATGAACACTTCAAAACACTGAAGTTAACATTGGCtaggtttacatgcacccaaatAATCCATTTGTAATCGGATTGACTGCTCAATCGGATTGAAAAacgttcatgtaaacaccttaatcgaTCTGAATGAAATTTCGATCGGATTGGAAGGGGTGgtttattccttttctaatccgatcaaacagcaaaaaataacCATGTAAACGCTTGAATCCAACTACTTTCTCAATCGTATTCAGAAGCCTCTGGGGCACAACAGTGCAATGCTGacacacatttaaatttaaCGTTCATGTCTTTAGTTGTAAAGATGTATGCCAACAGGCAGTGGCGTATGTATCCCTTCGTCACAATATTGGAAATCCTCTGTTTTAAGACAAGAAGGGGAGCCAGTGGATATCACACAAGAAGCAACGTCCAAATTTTGCGCAAGAGTTATGCTGATGAAAAAGTCTCAAACTCAGTCAGTATTCACCACAAAAAGTGAATGTATAAAGTGACGGAGCTGTCTGAGGCTGCATTAACAAAGCATATTCTCAGAGacgaatttcaacataaaatgCTGGTAACGGTAGCCTATGTAACTGTCTAaatttattccattatttctcttgtggccgTACATATAGGCTAGtgaaacaaatgaaaataatagtattttgtgttaaacaggTGGTTTGTGCTTGAAGTAAAGCTTGCGCTTAATTTTCATTGACATTCttaataactttaaatataggcctataattcattgtataagacctaaaaaaagtttaaatcatTTTCAATGATAGCTAATAGCCTAATCTTATAAGTTATATTATCCTCAGAGCACGTCAGTTATGCAGTGATGTGCTATGAAATTATTGTGgcaaatttattataatattaatttaataataaatgaaagaagCCTAACCTAATAGTAACAGAAGTATGTAACAGGCTTACATTCATTGGAAATACCAAATCCTCTTAATATTGCCAAGaatgtatataaaacaaatataaacggACATTTGAATCAGATTACAATGTTTATAGTACATGACATGTAAACAGATCTGCAATCAGATTCAATTCATTCGGATTGACGAAAAttggtgcatgtaaacgtagccaATGAAACTCTGAAACTCTACTGTTGGGTGCTCACAGTGGGACGGTTCCTTGAGCTTCCCCTATCAGCTGCCAGGCTGAACCATCGTATTGTGTGTTTTGTAATGTCTTCATCAGTGGCGGTACGTGATACATGGTTCTTTCTCACAGCACCTGTAATACACAAGcagattttcatttaaaaaattaattcactTTGAAGctaccagttttttttttttttttaataaggaTAATAACCACATAACCactgctttaaaaacaaa
The nucleotide sequence above comes from Chanodichthys erythropterus isolate Z2021 chromosome 7, ASM2448905v1, whole genome shotgun sequence. Encoded proteins:
- the LOC137022908 gene encoding uncharacterized protein; its protein translation is MAGPSRTLAKANVCIMCIVHPGAMCSPDTMAHGTMLLLISLILAVGPAVGFYGGSMTFTPGNRFPDGSVEMHFYYRQSSRGPCGSQVNWICESGSCGVLTNIEAMVTDSSGPEDLWCQSEVHMATNVTTNGAFILSSPGCCWEDNVQGVGGWTLRTHVDTGRRSDTQSPNRSPVSAAIPNIRIPQNCFQNLQLLAHDPDDDVVRCRFNDTNQHPNIHLHKESCTLHREDSLALGVHVFELILEDYPVSNITVTGDNGVFSVSNASDSNPTALSQVPLQFGVEILPPAQGCVPGVNKPSFMTPTPLHGDVHHAAVGQAHEITLRAQVSDNSIFDFQVSGPSNMSKTLTGLSNGVMMATLTWIPQETDLYRHVPLCFTAETLNSQSEMRCIIVVVAKARVLSGEAKVICDDNSISIVVSKASMDGIDQNWLQLRDPTCSLTSNQTHILGTMSLNTCGTTMDDSGDFMVFKNEINSFENPNAVITRRNQVKFGFSCQYPKIASVSNRYINHKSDYIFTESSFGTFSYSFEVFTDSSFNSQVDPSQYPVQVQLMDPIYMGIEASTALPEVTLFVESCRATPEDNPFSPVFYDIVKDGCVTDETVTVYASDSTKYDFEIQAFKFTGGFDEVYISCSVILCAKDSPNSRCAQGCLGQAARRRRRDVSQETARHYITQGPLRVARQTHNSAASTDSGFLHVSTSTGVFAGLFVVSIAVVVGMLVYNAKRTRSVDRMQLLSSF